The proteins below are encoded in one region of Colletotrichum lupini chromosome 5, complete sequence:
- a CDS encoding hsp90-like protein, with product MNKISEGAREWETFKYDSFHIPNAVFNSPDRPIPFSSISSSPDTGLTSFAQLGALRLNASRALISLFDRQHQYIVAEATQSMPLASNTKYTRQNHLWLCGTAIPRDFGICEHVLIGATHAASNSLHPTAHTTDEDELPVSVVPDLATDRRFCNRPYIDAAPYNRFYAGVPIRSPKGINIGVYCIFSDKPRNGLDTEELQFMREISQTVMEYLDARRVNESYRRSERMVQGLGNFIEGRDDPVPTTRTTPRASLNGFELPRLAVSLPDADPPSPRSSESPEPVRPGINPIRADSSDSSAKVESSDSVETTATTATVATTTSSTAPPDPHLTETIKIFSRAANVIRKSLEVDGALFLDASIGSFGGLVTGPRRASEVADHTFSSSEDSLSEKSEDVNDKWCKSFGRSSTMDDIVNGVSAPQLSRLTLREKFLRKLLRRYPNGKVFSFDEMGQWLSADYESDDADITPTEEHDLPVTRPEQKAAHSYFTRRNEAKTIIDIFPGARSVAVVPLWDPSKERCFAGGFVWSKSAARILTPAADLPFLRAFGMVTMSEVIRLDAVLAEKAKTDILGSLSHELRSPLHGVVAAAELLHDTQLDAFQVDVIHTIEISGKTLLDTIDHLLDYSKVNTYLRASKSQRKNNGPGRGLRQEASASIESGMMSLVSDVHLDLLVEEVIESVFIGYSFHHMVANSLARHGASSGPPTPAQEKLDAIATSDGLGHRRKPSDAPAAAMKDVKILVDIDPNCAWVVHTNPGAIRRIVMNLFGNALKYTSKGFIKVHLRQEEVVHKTSRSASMVVLTVTDSGKGITEEFLHNKLFTPFSQEDALAPGTGLGLSLVRQIVAGLGGTISVESQVGHGTSITVSMPLVLSRKSSSRGRKFSADLNALAGTRLSVCGFSRGLEDSEELRAGGLDLPVESLPFKWMDLKLNEDSRTASKTDLMVCSEEAFRRLGLSETGGVDTPLVVVCGNAESAQKLATSYRRSLRHDAVMEFIAQPTGPRKVAKALACALDRWKQRQPTKTIPVSPLSDAFPGPAPSPRALKSDALSTRPRAQSESVKMVRVASPATEIVSQSPGDSWIANTSDSNFTLTLPFRPAASAAAPATSTASARGNMNSSVSPSPGTVKSPLEFLLVDDNPINLKQILSAYMKRLQKRHATASNGLEALQTYTSNPQRFCCILIDITMPVMDGLEATRRIRKFERAHNLPPVTVIAITSLGSAGARQEGFASGMDLFLTRPDLEALKKGGYLFHGYWNAWYAGSRNQPPAQRVGMNILNVDRIRAQWRPIDIRQIALGLRSEGLRRIASRCKMYSSKIPFSLVFFWHLLGLSSRRDKNRNRGLSVGDVNVWDLGFCPACLELWN from the exons ATGAACAAGATATCAGAAGGTGCCCGTGAATGGGAGACATTCAA ATATGATTCTTTCCACATTCCCAACGCTGTGTTCAACAGTCCCGACCGACCGATCCCCTTCTCATCCATCTCGTCGTCTCCGGATACAGGCCTCACTTCCTTTGCGCAGCTAGGTGCCTTGCGACTAAACGCATCGCGTGCCTTGATCTCGCTATTCGATCGTCAGCATCAATACATCGTCGCCGAGGCTACTCAGTCAATGCCCCTGGCGTCGAATACTAAGTACACGAGGCAAAACCATCTTTGGCTCTGCGGGACAGCTATCCCTCGCGACTTTGGAATTTGCGAGCATGTTTTGATAGGAGCGACTCACGCGGCTTCCAACAGCCTACACCCGACAGCGCACACCACTGACGAGGACGAACTTCCCGTGTCTGTAGTCCCGGATCTTGCTACTGACCGACGATTCtgtaatcgaccttatatcGACGCAGCGCCGTACAACCGCTTTTATGCGGGCGTTCCCATCCGGTCTCCCAAAGGTATCAACATTGGCGTGTACTGCATCTTTTCCGACAAGCCCAGGAATGGTCTCGACACCGAGGAGTTACAGTTCATGCGCGAGATTTCTCAGACAGTAATGGAATATCTCGACGCTAGAAGAGTAAATGAAAGCTACCGCCGAAGCGAGCGCATGGTGCAAGGATTGGGAAACTTCATCGAAGGTAGAGACGACCCAGTGCCGACTACAAGAACTACGCCTCGAGCATCTTTGAACGGATTTGAGCTTCCTAGGCTGGCGGTATCACTGCCCGATGCGGATCCGCCGTCACCTAGATCTTCCGAATCCCCTGAGCCCGTCCGCCCGGGCATCAACCCTATCAGAGCAGACTCAAGTGATTCATCAGCCAAGGTCGAATCGAGCGACTCCGTCGAGACGACGGCCACGACTGCGACGGTCGCCACCACTACCTCAAGCACGGCGCCGCCCGACCCGCATTTGACAGAGACCATCAAGATCTTTTCCAGGGCCGCAAATGTGATCAGGAAATCCCTCGAAGTGGACGGCGCCTTATTCCTGGATGCGAGCATCGGCTCTTTTGGAGGCCTTGTGACCGGTCCACGGAGGGCTAGTGAAGTAGCAGACCACACATTTTCTAGCAGTGAGGATAGTCTGTCCGAGAAGTCCGAAGACGTCAACGACAAATGGTGTAAGAGCTTTGGAAGGTCGTCGACGATGGACGACATTGTCAATGGCGTCAGTGCACCACAGCTCAGCCGTTTGACTTTGCGCGAAAAGTTTCTCAGGAAATTGCTCCGTCGATACCCCAACGGCAAGGTTTTCAGCTTTGATGAGATGGGCCAATGGTTGTCCGCCGACTACGAAAGCGATGATGCCGATATCACCCCTACGGAAGAACACGATCTCCCGGTTACGCGCCCTGAGCAAAAAGCAGCACATTCGTACTTTACGAGGCGGAACGAGGCCAAGACCATCATCGACATCTTCCCGGGTGCGAGGAGTGTAGCTGTAGTACCGCTATGGGATCCTTCAAAAGAACGATGCTTTGCCGGAGGCTTTGTGTGGAGCAAGAGCGCGGCTCGGATATTGACGCCTGCGGCGGACCTGCCTTTCTTGCGAGCATTCGGTATGGTCACCATGTCTGAGGTCATTAGGCTGGATGCAGTTCTGGCAGAGAAGGCAAAGACAGACATTTTGGGCTCCCTCAGCCACGAGCTTCGGTCGCCGCTCCATGGTGTAGTCGCCGCTGCAGAACTTCTTCACGATACCCAGTTGGATGCTTTCCAGGTCGACGTAATCCACACCATTGAGATTTCGGGCAAAACTCTCCTCGACACAATTGACCAT TTGCTTGACTATAGCAAAGTCAACACGTACCTCCGAGCTTCAAAGTCCCAGCGGAAGAATAATGGCCCAGGTCGTGGGCTGCGACAAGAAGCATCGGCATCGATCGAATCTGGTATGATGAGCTTGGTTTCTGACGTTCACCTCGACTTGCTCGTAGAGGAGGTCATTGAGAGTGTATTCATCGGCTACAGCTTTCATCACATGGTTGCCAACTCTCTGGCACGTCACGGTGCGTCTTCAGGCCCTCCAACACCGGCTCAAGAGAAGCTGGATGCCATTGCGACATCCGATGGGCTGGGCCACAGGCGGAAACCCTCAGACGCGCCGGCTGCCGCTATGAAGGATGTCAAGATTCTTGTCGACATCGACCCGAACTGTGCGTGGGTAGTCCACACGAATCCGGGCGCCATTCGTCGGATAGTCATGAATCTGTTCGGAAACGCCCTCAAGTACACATCCAAGGGATTCATCAAAGTCCACCTTAGGCAAGAGGAGGTCGTACATAAGACATCTCGGTCGGCATCGATGGTTGTGCTCACCGTCACCGACTCAGGCAAAGGGATTACCGAAGAGTTCTTGCACAATAAGCTCTTTACTCCGTTCTCCCAGGAAGACGCACTCGCACCGGGTACTGGTTTGGGTCTCAGCCTTGTCAGACAGATTGTGGCAGGTCTCGGTGGCACAATCAGTGTGGAGAGTCAGGTCGGCCATGGAACGAGCATCACGGTATCGATGCCACTGGTGCTGTCTCGCAAATCGAGCAGTAGGGGACGCAAGTTTTCGGCCGACCTGAATGCCCTGGCCGGAACGCGACTCTCGGTGTGTGGGTTCAGCAGAGGACTTGAAGATTCGGAAGAGCTTCGCGCCGGAGGGCTAGATCTTCCCGTGGAAAGCTTGCCATTCAAGTGGATGGATCTTAAGCTCAACGAGGACAGCCGAACTGCATCCAAGACGGATTTGATGGTTTGCAGTGAGGAGGCTTTCAGACGTCTCGGTCTGTCTGAGACTGGAGGTGTTGATACCCCGCTCGTCGTAGTCTGTGGCAATGCCGAATCTGCCCAGAAGCTGGCGACTTCCTACAGACGCTCCCTTCGACACGACGCTGTCATGGAGTTCATCGCCCAGCC AACTGGCCCTAGAAAGGTTGCAAAGGCTTTGGCTTGTGCACTTGATCGCTGGAAGCAAAGACAGCCCACGAAGACGATACCCGTCAGCCCACTGTCGGATGCCTTCCCAGGGCCTGCTCCATCACCACGGGCACTCAAGTCGGACGCTCTGTCGACGAGACCGCGAGCGCAATCCGAATCAGTCAAAATGGTACGGGTGGCCTCGCCAGCTACCGAGATCGTATCTCAGTCACCGGGAGACAGCTGGATTGCCAACACCAGTGATTCCAACTTTACTCTGACGCTCCCCTTCCGCCCAGCTGCGTCAGCAGCGGCGCCGGCTACCTCGACAGCTTCAGCTAGGGGCAACATGAACTCGAGCGTCAGCCCGTCTCCTGGAACCGTTAAGTCGCCGCTAGAGTTTCTTTTGGTGGACGATAATCCGATCAATCTTAAG CAGATTCTATCGGCATATATGAAGAGGCTGCAAAAACGACACGCCACTGCTTCAAACGGCCTTGAGGCCCTGCAGACTTACACGTCTAACCCGCAGAGGTTTTGCTGTATTCTCATAG ATATAACGATGCCTGTAATGGACGGGCTTGAAGCTACAAGGCGCATCAGGAAGTTTGAACGGGCACACAACCTCCCACCCGTGACGGTTATTGCCATCACGAGTCTGGGATCGGCGGGCGCCCGACAGGAGGGCTTCGCAAGCGGAATGGATTTATTCTTGACACGACCA GACCTAGAAGCGCTCAAAAAGGGGGGATATCTCTTTCACGGCTACTG GAATGCTTGGTACGCAGGTAGTCGAAATCAACCGCCGGCTCAGCGCGTCGGCATGAATATTCTGAACGTT GATCGCATTCGTGCACAGTGGCGTCCTATCGACATT CGCCAAATTGCCCTTGGTCTGAGAAGCGAAGGATTGCGTAGGATTGCGTCAAGATGTAAAATGTATTCTTCCAAGATTCCTTTTAGCCTGGTGTTTTTTTGGCATTTGCTAGGATTGT CGAGCAGGAGAGATAAGAATAGGAACAGGGGGCTGAGCGTTGGTGATGTGAACGTGTGGGACCTCGGCTTTTGCCCGGCATGTTTAGAACTTTGGAATTGA
- a CDS encoding glycosyl hydrolase family 20 yields MRFLATVLISLAATAGADFLPGLPTAPYTTTGGTISASSLSKIIVSSAYADSVDGKGQTLIPPTLHAFAATFGEDLASSLKLDIPIELGDAPEQGSIFLTLADDASLYKDAAGRETSEGYSLNVTIDGVLITGASPLGVWWGTRTVLQQLVLGNGELKLGYGTDSPGWGTRGMMLDIARHYYPAEFLIEMCAYMSFFKQNTFQLHLSDNLYNNVAIYSRERMLSLYAAFRLNSDDPALEGLNRRANESYTRDVLDDIQAKCAARGVTILPEIEAPGHALVISQWKPELGLSSDLSLLNISNPETIPMVKKIWEIFLPWFHTKTVSIGADEYVDPTLSEDALVAEYTRFVDEMNDYITSTSCKKVRIWGTFAPSVGGTVNKSVSIQHWANFEANPLYDFVNNEYEVLNSGDYIYTVGKWSEWYGHELSLEFIFNGSPDGSPFSPNIFDRTNASNNAARDSASLLGHIAPQWNDFGPNATTVTEGYYQWRDGLPALADKQWGGEVAEADYQGLFSALQPLAPGQNLDRRIASTGSTIVEYDFKQGRGSNGTAIEDLSGNNYHATSTCAKGDEGAILASACSITTPLTQKGRNYTLSFSIKPTSDAKGAIFSGGDSGLWFGNGTVDAVMLFSGESTYALNYTFPVGSWTNASLIGRGRQTFLDVGDGEPKEFLTIMGWNGARFVWQPIAVEAPLATVGGSGFEGVISGMKLVDHA; encoded by the exons ATGCGGTTCCTCGCCACCGTCCTCATCTCTCTCGCGGCCACAGCGGGAGCAGACTTTCTCCCAGGCCTTCCAACAGCACCCTACACTACAACAGGCGGCACCATCTCCGCCTCTTCTCTCTCCAAGATCATAGTCTCGTCAGCCTACGCAGACTCCGTCGACGGCAAAGGCCAAACACTCATCCCGCCAACTCTGCATGCCTTTGCTGCAACCTTCGGAGAAGACCTCGCCTCGTCGCTAAAACTCGATATTCCGATCGAGCTAGGCGATGCCCCGGAGCAAGGTTCAATTTTCCTGACGCTGGCCGACGATGCAAGCCTCTACAAAGATGCTGCTGGGCGCGAGACGTCCGAGGGATACTCTCTCAATGTCACGATCGACGGCGTGCTCATCACAGGTGCGAGCCCGCTGGGCGTGTGGTGGGGTACTCGGACGGTCCTACAGCAGCTCGTCCTCGGAAACGGGGAGCTGAAGTTGGGGTACGGGACAGATAGCCCCGGATGGGGAACCCGGGGAATGATG CTCGATATCGCCAGACACTACTACCCAGCCGAATTCCTCATCGAAATGTGCGCTTACATGTCCTTCTTCAAACAAAACACTTTCCAGCTGCACCTCTCAGACAATCTGTACAACAATGTCGCCATCTACTCACGCGAGCGTATGCTTTCTCTCTACGCTGCCTTCCGGTTGAATTCCGACGATCCTGCCCTCGAGGGCCTTAATAGGCGCGCAAATGAGAGCTATACGCGGGACGTCCTTGACGATATCCAAGCTAAGTGCGCAGCGCGCGGTGTGACGATCCTGCCGGAGATCGAGGCTCCCGGGCACGCTCTCGTGATTTCGCAGTGGAAACCCGAGCTGGGGTTATCGAGCGACTTGAGCTTGCTGAACATTTCCAATCCAGAGACGATACCGATGGTGAAGAAAATCTGGGAGATTTTTCTGCCATGGTTCCATACCAAGACGGTCTCGATCGGTGCCGATGAGTATGTCGATCCGACGCTGAGTGAAGA CGCCCTGGTTGCCGAGTACACGCGCTTTGTGGACGAGATGAACGACTACATCACAAGCACATCCTGTAAGAAGGTCAGAATCTGGGGAACTTTTGCGCCGTCAGTCGGCGGAACCGTCAACAAGTCCGTTTCGATTCAGCACTGGGCCAACTTTGAGGCGAACCCACTCTACGACTTTGTCAACAACGAGTACGAGGTACTTAACTCGGGCGACTACATCTACACGGTTGGAAAGTGGAGCGAGTGGTATGGT CATGAACTCAGCTTAGAATTCATCTTTAATGGCTCGCCCGATGGATCACCATTTTCGCCAAATATCTTTGATCGCACGAATGCATCTAACAATGCCGCAAGGGACAGTGCATCGCTCCTGGGCCATATTGCGCCGCAATGGAACGATTTTGGCCCGAATGCAACGACGGTGACGGAGGGATACTACCAATGGAGGGATGGCCTGCCTGCTCTCGCGGACAAGCAGTGGGGAGGCGAAGTTGCTGAGGCTGATTACCAAGGCCTTTTCTCTGCGTTGCAGCCTCTCGCGCCGGGGCAGAACCTTGATCGAAGAATCGCATCCACCGGATCGACGATCGTTGAATACGACTTCAAGCAGGGACGAGGTAGCAACGGCACAGCTATTGAAGATTTGTCGGGCAACAACTACCATGCAACCTCGACGTGCGCGAAGGGCGATGAAGGTGCCATTCTGGCGTCTGCGTGTAGCATCACGACTCCGCTGACGCAAAAGGGGAGGAATTACACTCTTTCTTTCTCGATCAAGCCCACGTCCGACGCCAAGGGAGCCATCTTCAGCGGTGGAGACAGCGGATTATGGTTTGGCAATGGGACTGTGGACGCCGTCATGCTCTTTTCAGGGGAGAGCACTTACGCGCTCAATTACACGTTCCCCGTGGGGTCGTGGACAAACGCGAGCCTCATTGGCAGGGGAAGGCAGACGTTCTTGGACGTTGGGGACGGCGAGCCCAAGGAGTTTTTGACAATAATGGGCTGGAACGGAGCCCGGTTTGTCTGGCAGCCCATTGCGGTAGAGGCGCCGTTGGCAACAGTCGGAGGCAGTGGATTTGAGGGAGTCATCAGCGGGATGAAGCTGGTTGATCATGCCTAG
- a CDS encoding amino acid permease has product MEAPPRVSADQALARLGYKAELPRNLSMMSILGLSFAIMAVPFGLSTTMYITLTNGQAVTVLWGWVLVSIISLCIAASLAEICAVYPTAGGVYYWSAMLAPAGWAPLVSFVDGWLTLVGNWTVTLSINFSGAQLILSAISVFNEDFVANTWQTVLCFWAVMLICAGVNAFGSRYLDLINKVCIYWTGASVLIIMITILVMAPSKRSAEFVFTHYDASASGWAPGWSFFVGLLQAAYTLTGYGMVASMCEEVQNPEREVPRAIVLSVAAAGVTGVIYLIPILFVLPDVTMLLEVANSQPIGLLFKTVTGSAAGGFGLLFLILGILMFAGIGALTAASRCTYAFARDGAIPGYKLWSRVNHKLDMPLWALGLSTGVDMILGCIYFGSSAAFNSFTGVATICLSTSYGVPVLVNLIQRRRAVANSPYPLGKFGTAINCICIVWICFAVIIFCMPVSLPVDASTMNYASVVFAGFAFIAITWYFAYARKNFHGPPVAKEEFQPGPEGTLEGKIPGNVDSETTASTEKK; this is encoded by the exons ATGGAAGCACCTCCCCGCGTCTCCGCCGACCAGGCCCTCGCCAGGCTGGGCTACAAGGCCGAGCTCCCGCGCAACCTGTCCATGATGTCCATCCTCGGCCTCTCCTTCGCCATCATGGCCGTCCCCTTCGGCCTCAGCACCACAATGTACATCACCCTGACCAACGGCCAGGCCGTCACCGTCCTCTGGGGCTGGGTCCTCGTCTCCATCATCTCCCTCTGCATCGCCGCCTCCCTCGCCGAGATCTGCGCCGTCTACCCGACTGCCGGCGGCGTATACTACTGGTCCGCCATGCTCGCCCCCGCCGGCTGGGCGCCGCTCGTCAGCTTCGTGGACGGGTGGCTTACCCTCGTCGGCAACTGGACTGTTACCCTGAGTATCAACTTTAGCGGTGCGCAGTTGATTCTCAGTGCGATTAGTGTTTTCAACGAGGACTTTGTTGCCAATACGTGGCAGACTGTGCTCTGCTTCTGGGCTGTTATGTTGATTTGCGCTGGAGTGAATGCGTTTGGATCGCGGTACCTGGATCTGATCAACAAG GTCTGCATCTACTGGACTGGTGCTTCCGTTCTCATCATCATGATCACTATCCTGGTCATGGCCCCCAGCAAGAGATCTGCCGAATTTGTCTTCACCCACTACGACGCTTCCGCTAGTGGATGGGCTCCTGGCTGGTCATTCTTCGTCGGTTTGCTACAAG CCGCCTACACCCTCACTGGCTACGGCATGGTCGCCTCCATGTGCGAGGAAGTCCAGAACCCCGAACGCGAAGTCCCCCGCGCCATCGTCCTctccgtcgccgccgccggcgtcACCGGTGTCATCTACCTCATCCCCATTCTCTTCGTACTCCCCGACGTCACCATGCTCCTCGAGGTCGCAAACTCCCAGCCCATCGGTCTCCTCTTCAAGACCGTCACCGGCTCCGCCGCCGGTGGCTTcggcctcctcttcctcatccTCGGCATCCTCATGTTCGCCGGCATCGGCGCTCTGACCGCCGCCTCCCGCTGCACCTACGCCTTCGCCCGCGACGGCGCCATCCCCGGCTACAAGCTCTGGAGCCGCGTCAACCACAAGCTCGACATGCCCCTCTGGGCCCTCGGTCTGTCTACGGGTGTCGACATGATTCTTGGCTGCATCTACTTTGGCTCCAGCGCCGCCTTCAACTCCTTCACCGGTGTTGCTACCATCTGCCTGTCCACCAGCTACGGCGTGCCCGTCCTCGTTAACCTCATCCAGCGCCGCCGCGCCGTCGCTAACTCGCCCTACCCGCTCGGCAAGTTCGGCACCGCCATCAACTGCATCTGCATCGTCTGGATCTGCTTCGCCGTCATCATCTTCTGCATGCCCGTCAGCTTGCCCGTCGACGCCTCGACCATGAACTACGCCTCCGTCGTGTTTGCCGGTTTCGCCTTCATCGCCATCACCTGGTACTTTGCCTACGCGAGAAAGAACTTCCACGGACCCCCGGTTGCCAAGGAGGAGTTCCAGCCTGGGCCGGAGGGCACGCTGGAGGGAAAGATCCCGGGAAACGTTGACTCGGAGACGACGGCGAGTACGGAAAAGAAATGA
- a CDS encoding ADP-ribose pyrophosphatase, with translation MAPFTIDVRNVSGAINRTEMEETSDNPSQELAAVYRRLIEVDSTFKKIINHNPELSLEDWKARKKANPNELGPYSDLIEQGFALRAHVHGILNPTDSRLLNLPFELLDLICSHVDAVSAKENDFTWAQPHKRRKVDIETLQSLRLSCRRLCEAASPYLVPTITVHVTRKSLDRLNAISRHATIGRGVRCIRIPLGFYDGLAAYAQENFILLAKHELRNLFRRELSHGMTRQDMLSDGAKENLQAIFDLLDRLTDDEPWDEELSNAFHEGFIGKAYDKYARLEAEQKHLHDDRWHSFSDIVSFAMKRMPSATRLEMSDSFEPQWTPPEGDALVNEDELYQYLITPHRWEHAATAVTQLEDDLMSARRPFGFIPGVLGATGVFLTRFAVRVTPMHFWAAFETVGDEPTIDEYNWVTEQLRCFEFTSKYLLSEGPSRRPQVTWSKFHDAAGFEGCGKLLSVLTATDSLERISIDLEEFSHDADTIEIGPQKPWHFNWFVQTQPWPNLQRLTLSNVRLNSHDFGVLLGDREIELSLSSAEMVQGTWEETLDMLRRKADAKQRGEQGLAPLRIMALTSLSGAECKEMGEDEYRVLSLAAQGYIWGGQCCKQLKLLMNPNRDIIYLNSVNRKRDNIGTFNQSGFVYVRFDQVLSMEDSTKPHVVSSEPLEIGDAKWMTLVKSVPPQIMISYETTLIKYRDVDGKDRVWEGVERKTRAAGSSVDAVHIVAVLKKETGPELLLQRQFRPAVGKICVELPAGLLDKGETIEQCAIRELAEETGYVGTIKPDSYVNSPKLFGAPGFSNSCSVMVHVDIDMQAEENRNPKPSLEEGEFIECFSLPLTSLYVECRRLEAEGYAIDGKLGSLIEGFQMSQGSLSNNKDDQGSKVVLMEMGKPEQVSRRYEGYPTDELVMVSDHEGGIHDVPNHLYRKSVKGLLIRRALSGLHARRGSPWSHQDHNRDEEFSMDE, from the exons ATGGCGCCATTCACGATTGATGTGCGGAATGTTTCCGGAGCCATCAATAGGACCGAGATGGAAGAGACGAGCGATAACCCAAGCCAAGAGCTCGCTGCAGTTTACCGGCGGTTGATAGAGGTCGACTCGACCTTCAAAAAAATCATCAACCACAACCCAGAACTTAGCCTGGAGGACTGGAAAGCACGCAAGAAGGCAAATCCAAACGAGCTCGGCCCTTACTCGGACCTAATCGAACAAGGATTTGCTCTTCGAGCACACGTTCACGGCATTCTCAACCCGACGGACAGCAGGCTTCTCAACTTGCCCTTCGAGCTCCTAGATCTGATCTGTTCTCACGTCGACGCCGTCTCGGCAAAGGAAAACGATTTCACCTGGGCGCAGCCACACAAGAGGCGAAAAGTAGACATTGAAACTCTCCAGTCCCTTCGTCTGTCTTGCCGCCGTCTCTGCGAAGCAGCATCCCCTTACTTGGTTCCTACCATTACGGTCCACGTCACACGGAAATCCCTCGATCGTCTGAATGCAATTTCCCGGCATGCGACCATCGGACGAGGCGTGCGCTGTATCCGCATTCCCCTAGGCTTCTACGATGGACTCGCGGCATACGCACAAGAGAATTTCATTCTCTTGGCGAAGCACGAGCTCCGGAACTTGTTCCGTCGGGAACTCTCGCATGGGATGACGCGTCAGGACATGCTGTCTGACGGCGCAAAAGAGAATCTTCAGGCGATATTCGATCTTTTGGATCGGCTCACCGACGACGAGCCTTGGGATGAGGAGCTTTCAAATGCATTTCACGAAGGATTCATTGGTAAAGCATACGATAAATACGCGCGCCTTGAGGCCGAGCAAAAGCACCTTCACGACGATAGGTGGCACAGCTTCTCCGATATTGTGTCATTTGCAATGAAGCGGATGCCGAGTGCGACGAGACTGGAGATGAGCGATTCGTTTGAACCGCAGTGGACTCCGCCTGAAGGAGACGCCCTCGTCAACGAAGACGAACTTTACCAGTACCTGATAACTCCTCACCGATGGGAGCACGCAGCCACAGCGGTTACTCAACTCGAAGATGACCTCATGAGCGCTCGACGGCCGTTCGGATTCATCCCAGGCGTTCTCGGAGCTACCGGGGTTTTCCTGACACGGTTTGCTGTGCGAGTCACCCCGATGCACTTCTGGGCTGCATTTGAGACGGTCGGGGATGAGCCGACAATAGATGAATACAATTGGGTTACTGAACAGCTCCGTTGCTTCGAATTCACGAGCAAATACTTGCTCAGCGAAGGCCCTTCCAGAAGACCCCAGGTCACCTGGTCGAAGTTTCACGATGCGGCTGGCTTTGAAGGTTGTGGGAAGCTTCTCAGTGTTCTTACCGCGACGGACAGTCTAGAGCGCATCTCGATCGACTTGGAGGAGTTCAGCCACGATGCAGACACAATCGAAATCGGACCACAAAAACCGTGGCATTTCAACTGGTTTGTCCAAACGCAACCATGGCCCAATCTCCAACGACTTACACTTTCGAATGTGCGTCTCAACTCTCACGACTTTGGCGTGCTTCTTGGCGATAGAGAGATAGAACTCAGTCTGAGCTCTGCTGAGATGGTTCAAGGTACGTGGGAGGAGACATTGGATATGTTGCGGCGCAAAGCCGACGCGAAGCAGCGGGGAGAGCAGGGTCTCGCGCCGCTTAGAATTATGGCTTTGACAAGTCTGTCTGGGGCTGAGTGCAAGGAGATGGGCGAAGATGAGTACCGCGTCTTGAGTCTTGCGGCTCAGGGCTAC ATCTGGGGAGGACAGTGCTGCAAGCAATTGAAGCTTTTGATGAATCCAAATAGAGACATAATT TACTTGAACAGCGTGAATAGGAAAAGAGACAACATTGGAACCTTCAACCAATCTGGGTTTGTATACGTCAGATTCGATCAAGTACTCAGTATGGAGGACTCAACGAAGCCTCATGTAGTTTCATCGGAGCCACTG GAGATTGGAGATGCTAAATGGATGACGTTGGTCAAGTCGGTTCCCCCTCAGATAATGATCTCATACGAAACTACACT GATCAAGTACAGAGACGTGGATGGTAAAGACCGCGTCTGGGAAGGAGTTGAGAGGAAGACACGCGCAGCAGGCAGCTCAGTCGACGCGGTGCATATCGTTGCCGTGTTAAAGAAAGAAACTGGCCCAGAGCTTCTGCTTCAGCGACAGTTCCGCCCGGCTGTGGGCAAAATCTGTGTCGAACTTCCCGCTGGACTGCTGGACAAAGGCGAAACCATCGAACAGTGCGCGATCCGCGAACTCGCAGAAGAGACAGGCTACGTCGGTACCATCAAGCCGGATTCGTATGTGAACAGCCCAAAGCTTTTCGGCG CCCCTGGCTTCTCCAA TTCGTGCTCTGTTATGGTCCATGTTGATATAGACATGCAAGCAGAGGAAAATCGCAACCCCAAGCCGAGCTTGGAAGAAGGAGAGTTCATCGAGTGTTTCTCACTGCCCTTGACCAGCCTTTACGTCGAATGTAGGAGGCTAGAGGCCGAAGGTTATGCTATCGATGGAAAGCTCGGGTCTTTGATAGAGGGCTTTCAAATGTCCCAG GGCTCTCTGTCAAATAACAAAGATGACCAGGGTTCTAAAGTCGTCTTGATGGAAATG GGAAAGCCTGAACAAGTCTCTCGGCGATACGAAGGCTACCCAACGGATGAGTTAGTGATGGTATCGGATCATGAGGGCGGTATTCACGATGTGCCGAACCATTTGTATCGAAAATCTGTCAAAGGTCTCCTGATACGAAGAGCCCTGTCCGGTTTACATGCTCGAAGGGGTTCGCCGTGGTCACACCAGGATCATAATCGC GATGAAGAATTTTCAATGGATGAATGA